Proteins encoded in a region of the Candidatus Neomarinimicrobiota bacterium genome:
- a CDS encoding glycosyltransferase family 2 protein, producing MTWPRVSIVIFANADPGACVRVLTGCERLEHQDVEFEVIMVLQGLTEKVEAVLKDYQFSFDLKFVAVDISTNRARGRNFGVAAADNEIILFLESSLEVSPELLYRHLEAYESQLTAAVMGEIYLPAFVKKNRWFRFLDGDYRSTRRWAAQTGSHSSPPLRYVNTANFSIRKKTFEACDGYAEHIDHPEAEDIDIAHRISTQSQNQIHYEPEAVAYCIHHSLRQSLKLKYDFGREGIPKLLEAYPELYPVLPSRFVKMKGFPDASPLYRAFMNLLFTGPVLFLARGIRLFSPEFVAFRMMRYMLQAESVRGLKQSRKPRKTE from the coding sequence GTGACCTGGCCTAGAGTAAGTATTGTGATTTTCGCCAATGCAGATCCAGGTGCCTGTGTCCGGGTTCTCACGGGGTGTGAGCGTCTCGAACACCAGGATGTTGAGTTTGAGGTCATCATGGTTTTACAGGGCTTAACTGAAAAAGTTGAAGCTGTTTTAAAGGACTATCAATTCTCATTTGATTTGAAGTTTGTTGCCGTAGACATCTCCACAAATCGAGCCAGGGGTCGTAACTTTGGTGTGGCCGCTGCCGACAATGAGATCATCCTTTTTCTGGAGAGTTCCCTGGAAGTTTCCCCGGAACTCTTGTACCGCCACCTCGAAGCTTATGAGAGCCAACTAACTGCTGCTGTTATGGGTGAAATCTATCTACCGGCTTTTGTAAAAAAGAATCGCTGGTTTCGATTTCTGGATGGTGATTATCGCAGTACCCGTCGCTGGGCAGCCCAGACAGGATCGCATTCATCACCACCCCTGCGCTATGTAAATACGGCAAATTTTTCAATCAGAAAAAAGACATTCGAAGCCTGTGACGGTTATGCAGAACATATAGACCACCCTGAAGCAGAAGATATCGATATCGCTCACAGAATTAGCACTCAATCGCAAAACCAGATTCATTATGAACCAGAAGCGGTAGCATATTGTATTCACCATTCTCTACGCCAGAGCTTGAAGTTAAAGTATGATTTTGGCAGGGAGGGTATACCCAAGCTTTTGGAAGCCTATCCGGAGCTTTATCCGGTTCTACCCAGTCGTTTCGTAAAAATGAAGGGCTTTCCAGATGCATCACCGCTCTACAGGGCATTTATGAATCTTCTTTTTACCGGACCTGTCTTGTTCCTGGCACGGGGCATTCGCTTATTCAGTCCGGAATTTGTGGCTTTTCGGATGATGCGCTATATGCTTCAGGCTGAGAGTGTCAGGGGTCTCAAGCAATCCAGAAAACCCCGGAAAACAGAATAA
- a CDS encoding glycosyltransferase — translation MAQIDISVVLPVYEDQDNLDRILSELLANAPGDNWEVIVVDDCSPKPLELISRAPDNFKLYRNETQRGAASARNAGVKQARGEFLVLLSVFLKLPENYISQVADFIKNHRFDVAQHLVKKAADIKGDHFQVFLANQSGRLHAKAGKLRVKNTVFTAAILKKEVFSKLGGFDENMNHYGGHELDLAYRLDQQGYSSRIIVDNLPLERVKLESHIRIRARLQEYGKVGLPALLKKHPELNKTILLYPFIWSLLKLIDLPKSMERQFKRRIEQNLKLTRTQYRLYLHLIMRNAWDAR, via the coding sequence ATGGCCCAGATAGACATCTCCGTTGTTCTACCAGTTTATGAGGACCAGGATAACCTGGATAGAATTCTATCTGAGCTCCTGGCAAATGCACCTGGGGATAATTGGGAAGTTATCGTTGTTGATGATTGCTCACCTAAACCACTTGAGCTGATCTCCAGGGCTCCGGACAATTTTAAACTTTATAGAAACGAAACCCAGAGAGGTGCTGCCAGCGCAAGAAATGCCGGAGTTAAGCAAGCCCGCGGCGAGTTTCTTGTCCTGCTCTCTGTTTTCTTGAAACTACCGGAAAACTATATCTCTCAGGTCGCGGACTTTATCAAGAATCATCGCTTCGACGTAGCTCAGCACCTGGTGAAAAAGGCGGCAGATATCAAAGGCGATCACTTTCAGGTTTTTTTGGCAAACCAAAGTGGGCGGCTCCATGCAAAGGCCGGAAAACTTCGCGTGAAAAACACTGTGTTTACAGCGGCCATTCTTAAAAAAGAGGTGTTTTCGAAACTTGGTGGTTTTGATGAAAACATGAATCACTATGGAGGTCATGAATTAGATTTGGCTTACCGACTGGACCAACAGGGCTATTCTTCCCGGATTATCGTGGACAACCTGCCTTTGGAGCGGGTCAAGCTGGAAAGTCATATCCGCATCCGAGCCCGGCTGCAGGAGTATGGCAAGGTGGGTTTGCCTGCCCTCTTGAAGAAACACCCCGAGCTAAATAAGACCATTTTACTCTACCCCTTTATCTGGTCGTTATTAAAACTAATTGATCTCCCTAAAAGCATGGAAAGACAGTTCAAGAGACGAATCGAGCAAAATTTAAAACTGACCCGGACACAGTATCGTCTGTATCTGCATTTGATCATGAGGAACGCATGGGACGCCCGCTAA
- a CDS encoding glycosyltransferase yields MGRPLKILYLRPENTSGTLQLFVDAHRKLGNQANFVTLFPTAEGFPEDICLDLPLLPKTEIFKKTKSLISDESKLYEDAQGYPPEWKPSFQRALFFSMRDQLWKPLLKKFFKAHGLLDYDIYHLEGGHGFLRTSAWPFDELKQQGKHIIANYHGVDMRTRGVFPWIDKLVDINTSSELDLMQKHPNMEYVFLPFEVKNHAPRYELNEPLKICHATRDRYWKGSDIIIEACQKLEKSHGVKFVLIENEPHEVTLKKKAECDIYIDQVANLGGWGYGMNSVESFSMGLACCTNLLPEYETFLGEHPFVNVHKDSLYEDLVKLTSDKELVVQKKKAGRAWVEKTHSVEAVMRSVYGIYLKQGWTKELPRDLA; encoded by the coding sequence ATGGGACGCCCGCTAAAAATATTATATCTGCGCCCTGAAAATACCTCAGGGACGCTCCAGCTCTTTGTGGATGCCCATCGAAAACTGGGGAATCAGGCCAATTTTGTGACCCTCTTTCCCACGGCAGAAGGTTTTCCTGAAGACATTTGTCTGGATCTGCCACTTCTGCCCAAAACAGAAATTTTTAAAAAGACAAAAAGCCTTATAAGCGACGAGAGTAAGCTTTATGAGGATGCTCAGGGCTATCCGCCGGAATGGAAGCCCTCCTTTCAGAGAGCCCTCTTTTTCAGCATGCGTGATCAGCTGTGGAAACCCCTGTTGAAGAAGTTTTTTAAGGCACACGGTCTTCTTGATTATGATATCTATCATCTTGAGGGCGGACACGGTTTTCTCAGGACCTCAGCCTGGCCTTTTGATGAGTTAAAACAGCAGGGCAAGCACATCATCGCCAATTATCATGGTGTGGACATGCGCACCCGTGGCGTGTTCCCCTGGATCGACAAACTGGTGGACATCAACACCTCAAGCGAACTGGATCTCATGCAGAAACACCCCAATATGGAATATGTGTTTCTACCCTTCGAAGTAAAAAATCATGCCCCCCGATATGAGCTCAACGAACCCCTGAAAATTTGTCATGCGACCCGTGACCGTTACTGGAAAGGCTCAGATATCATTATTGAGGCCTGTCAAAAACTGGAAAAAAGTCACGGGGTGAAGTTTGTGTTGATTGAAAATGAGCCCCATGAAGTGACCCTCAAAAAGAAGGCAGAGTGCGACATCTATATTGACCAGGTTGCCAACCTGGGGGGCTGGGGCTATGGCATGAATTCCGTGGAGTCTTTTTCCATGGGCCTGGCCTGTTGCACCAACCTCCTACCAGAATATGAAACCTTTCTGGGAGAACACCCCTTCGTGAATGTCCACAAGGATTCACTCTACGAAGATCTGGTGAAATTGACCTCAGATAAGGAGTTGGTTGTGCAAAAGAAAAAGGCAGGGAGAGCATGGGTAGAAAAGACCCACAGTGTTGAAGCTGTCATGCGCTCAGTCTATGGTATTTATCTGAAACAGGGATGGACAAAGGAGTTACCTCGTGACCTGGCCTAG
- a CDS encoding oligosaccharide flippase family protein — MSSVGANIKKMAGNTLVYGLGNIFNRAITFLLLPLYINMMTPVEYGALNLIYPFLALMNVVYMYGLDASFMRFFIPEKDQQRRQEIFSVVYLSILATTALITAALFLAEVPLASLLLGDDPATNVFALAFIILMLDGLSFMPILYYRSIQKPLRYVSIIFSEVVVNLGLNVLLVGFWGWGLKGVLVANISSSLVKLLFASPAIFKNLHITWNTRLWKDLLKFGLPTVPAVLFAMVVALGDRFLIKHFFDQATVGIYSAGYKIGMIMALMVTAFRFAWHPFFLSLSDQENARETFARILTLFVVVGSFVFLLVSLLAPSVLTMDFNGRAIITPQFADGLKIVPLILLAYLFQGVYVNLVVGMYLKKKTYLAPLFTGTGMVINLSTNLILMGVFNFSFMAAGIAALASYMGQSFLLWFVSKRFYPIPYEGTKLIKLALLVAVLFFLPQLIPGQALLISFVVVLAYFPLLPIVGVLELSQIKTAARQLISRKPG; from the coding sequence ATGAGTTCGGTTGGTGCAAACATAAAGAAAATGGCTGGGAATACCCTGGTTTACGGTTTGGGAAACATTTTCAACAGAGCCATCACATTTTTACTCCTGCCACTCTACATCAACATGATGACTCCTGTGGAATATGGAGCCCTCAATCTGATCTACCCCTTCCTGGCTCTGATGAATGTGGTTTATATGTATGGCCTCGATGCCTCTTTTATGCGCTTTTTTATTCCAGAGAAAGACCAGCAGCGCCGACAGGAAATCTTCAGCGTTGTTTACCTCAGTATACTGGCCACTACAGCACTTATAACAGCAGCTCTTTTCCTCGCAGAAGTACCGCTTGCCAGCCTCCTTCTGGGTGATGACCCAGCCACCAACGTTTTTGCATTGGCCTTTATCATTCTCATGCTCGACGGCCTGTCCTTTATGCCAATTCTGTATTACCGAAGCATTCAAAAACCCCTGCGCTATGTGAGTATCATTTTTTCTGAGGTGGTGGTAAACCTGGGCTTGAATGTCTTACTGGTGGGCTTTTGGGGATGGGGCCTAAAGGGTGTTCTGGTGGCCAATATCTCAAGCTCACTGGTCAAACTGCTTTTTGCTTCTCCAGCCATTTTTAAAAACCTCCACATCACCTGGAATACACGACTTTGGAAGGATCTTTTGAAGTTTGGCCTGCCAACAGTTCCGGCCGTTCTGTTTGCTATGGTGGTCGCCCTGGGAGATCGCTTTCTCATCAAACACTTTTTTGATCAGGCCACCGTGGGAATTTATAGTGCAGGTTACAAGATAGGTATGATCATGGCTCTCATGGTAACAGCCTTTCGTTTTGCCTGGCACCCCTTCTTTCTGTCCCTGTCTGACCAGGAAAATGCCAGAGAAACCTTTGCCAGAATATTGACCCTCTTTGTGGTTGTGGGCTCCTTTGTTTTTCTATTGGTCTCCCTGCTGGCTCCATCAGTGTTGACCATGGATTTTAACGGAAGGGCAATTATAACCCCACAGTTTGCAGATGGTCTCAAAATTGTTCCATTGATCCTGCTGGCTTATCTGTTTCAGGGGGTCTATGTCAATCTGGTTGTGGGCATGTATCTCAAAAAGAAAACCTATCTGGCCCCCCTTTTTACAGGGACCGGTATGGTGATAAACCTGTCTACCAACCTGATCCTCATGGGTGTCTTTAACTTTAGTTTTATGGCCGCAGGAATCGCAGCGCTGGCATCCTATATGGGACAATCCTTCCTGCTCTGGTTTGTTTCAAAAAGGTTCTATCCCATTCCATATGAAGGCACAAAACTGATCAAGCTGGCCCTGTTGGTGGCTGTGCTTTTCTTTTTACCCCAACTAATTCCGGGCCAGGCCCTGCTCATCTCCTTTGTCGTCGTGCTGGCATATTTTCCCCTGTTACCAATAGTGGGGGTCCTGGAGCTTTCACAAATAAAAACGGCAGCCAGACAATTGATTTCAAGAAAACCAGGGTGA